The Pseudomonas baetica genome includes a region encoding these proteins:
- a CDS encoding DUF1348 family protein codes for MSAAAQARPPLPPFNRESAIEKVRLAEDGWNSRDPERVSLAYTLDTQWRNRAEFASNREEAKAFLTRKWAKELDYRLIKELWAYSDTRIAVRYAYEWHDDSGNWFRSYGNENWEFDENGLMFQRYACINDMPIKESERKFHWPLGRRPDDHPSLSDLGL; via the coding sequence ATGTCTGCTGCAGCCCAGGCACGTCCGCCATTACCACCCTTCAACCGTGAATCGGCGATCGAGAAAGTTCGCTTGGCCGAAGACGGCTGGAACTCTCGCGACCCGGAAAGGGTGTCGCTGGCTTACACCCTCGACACCCAGTGGCGCAACCGCGCCGAATTCGCCAGTAACCGCGAAGAAGCCAAAGCCTTTCTGACCCGTAAATGGGCCAAGGAGCTGGATTACCGTTTGATCAAGGAACTCTGGGCGTATTCCGACACACGCATTGCCGTGCGTTACGCCTATGAATGGCATGACGATTCAGGCAACTGGTTCCGTTCCTACGGCAACGAAAACTGGGAGTTCGACGAAAACGGCCTGATGTTCCAGCGCTATGCGTGCATCAACGATATGCCAATCAAGGAAAGCGAACGCAAGTTCCACTGGCCGCTGGGCCGGCGTCCGGATGATCACCCAAGCCTGTCTGACCTGGGCTTGTAG
- a CDS encoding RNA polymerase sigma factor, producing MWRYGLLLSRNRHVAEDLVQATCVRALERSAQYIAGTRIDRWLLSILHSIWLNEVRARRVRHGSGQVDADGPLMFDGEYAAQTHVMAAQVIRRVDALPETQRETVYLAYVEGLSYREVAEILQVPIGTVMSRLATARLKLAEYPPLQAVPKTTGGDRP from the coding sequence TTGTGGCGCTACGGTCTGCTGCTATCGCGCAATCGGCACGTGGCCGAGGATCTGGTGCAGGCGACGTGCGTGCGTGCGCTGGAACGTTCAGCTCAATACATCGCCGGCACGCGCATTGACCGCTGGCTGTTGAGTATTTTGCATTCGATCTGGCTCAACGAGGTACGTGCGCGTCGGGTGCGTCACGGCTCGGGCCAGGTCGATGCCGACGGCCCACTGATGTTCGACGGTGAATATGCTGCGCAGACGCATGTCATGGCTGCGCAGGTGATTCGCAGGGTCGACGCGCTGCCTGAAACCCAGCGCGAAACCGTGTACCTGGCTTATGTCGAAGGCCTGTCCTACCGCGAAGTCGCCGAAATCCTGCAAGTGCCGATCGGCACGGTGATGAGTCGTCTGGCCACGGCGCGCCTGAAACTTGCCGAATATCCCCCCTTGCAAGCCGTCCCGAAAACCACCGGAGGTGACCGTCCATGA
- the nudC gene encoding NAD(+) diphosphatase: MTSRWTTAVLDTDQPGRWAVARSPEGFLFDDNGALFPREWLKRQDLSVLAEHGIGHLDGEPVYLLELRSSSDVPGCNWKGLRAFMLDGDQTIYKVLGYAAQIGTWAREHRFCGNCGQAMTQVPRERAMYCQPCDMRSYPRISPSMIVLITRGDEILLARSPRFVTGVYSTLAGFAEPGESAEDCLIREVREEVQIEVKNIQYLGSQCWPFPHSMMLGFHAEYAGGEIVCQEDEIEDAQWFNVHDLPPLPAAKSIARYLIDVYVARRLGHAEPVLPG, encoded by the coding sequence ATGACATCTCGCTGGACCACTGCAGTACTGGACACCGATCAACCCGGCCGCTGGGCCGTGGCGCGCAGCCCCGAAGGCTTTCTGTTCGATGACAACGGCGCGCTGTTCCCGCGCGAATGGCTCAAGCGCCAGGACTTGTCAGTCCTGGCCGAGCACGGCATCGGCCATCTTGATGGTGAACCGGTGTACCTGCTGGAGTTGCGCAGTTCCAGCGACGTGCCGGGCTGCAACTGGAAAGGCTTGCGGGCGTTCATGCTCGATGGCGATCAGACGATCTACAAAGTGCTGGGTTACGCCGCGCAGATTGGCACCTGGGCTCGCGAGCACCGCTTCTGCGGTAATTGCGGCCAGGCCATGACGCAGGTGCCGCGCGAGCGGGCGATGTATTGCCAGCCGTGCGACATGCGCAGTTATCCGCGCATTTCGCCGAGCATGATCGTGCTGATTACCCGTGGCGACGAAATCTTGCTGGCGCGCTCACCGCGCTTCGTCACTGGCGTCTATAGCACGCTGGCCGGGTTCGCCGAGCCGGGCGAGTCGGCGGAGGATTGCCTGATTCGTGAAGTGCGCGAGGAAGTGCAGATCGAGGTGAAGAACATTCAGTACCTGGGCAGCCAGTGCTGGCCGTTCCCGCATTCGATGATGCTGGGCTTCCATGCCGAATACGCCGGCGGCGAGATTGTCTGTCAGGAAGACGAGATCGAAGACGCCCAGTGGTTCAACGTGCACGATCTGCCGCCGTTGCCGGCGGCAAAATCGATTGCCCGTTACCTGATCGACGTCTACGTGGCGCGGCGCTTAGGCCACGCTGAACCAGTGTTGCCAGGCTAG
- a CDS encoding TetR/AcrR family transcriptional regulator, with protein MNEITSNDTRDIILDVTEKLIYKSGIAATSMDLLVKTAGVSRKSIYRYFADKDQLVAAALQRRDIRWMHWYRNAVDQAETPADRLLNLFTVLKGWFASEGFRGCAFINTSGETGDPQDPVRQVAKDHKQKLLDYVCELSTEHGAEDPQLLAKQLLILIDGAITVALVMGDHSAADNAQCMARKLLDL; from the coding sequence ATGAACGAAATCACTAGCAACGACACACGCGACATCATCCTCGATGTCACCGAAAAACTGATCTACAAAAGTGGCATCGCTGCCACCAGTATGGATCTCCTGGTGAAAACCGCCGGCGTCTCGAGAAAAAGCATTTACCGTTATTTTGCGGATAAAGACCAACTGGTCGCCGCCGCCCTGCAACGCCGCGACATCCGCTGGATGCACTGGTACCGCAACGCCGTCGATCAGGCCGAAACCCCGGCCGATCGCCTGCTCAACCTGTTTACCGTACTCAAGGGCTGGTTCGCTTCGGAGGGTTTCCGTGGCTGTGCCTTCATCAACACCAGCGGCGAAACCGGCGATCCACAGGACCCGGTGCGCCAGGTCGCCAAAGACCACAAACAGAAACTGCTCGACTACGTGTGCGAGCTGAGTACCGAACATGGCGCCGAGGACCCGCAACTGCTGGCCAAACAGTTGCTGATTCTGATTGATGGTGCCATTACCGTAGCGCTTGTGATGGGTGACCACAGTGCCGCTGATAATGCGCAATGCATGGCGCGTAAGTTATTGGACCTGTAA
- a CDS encoding TSUP family transporter translates to MPFELSVDLTTLAILALVAFVAGFIDAIAGGGGLLTTPALLTAGLPPHLVLGTNKLSSTFGSATASFTFYRRKLFHPRQWVHAIVGTLVGALTGAIVAHYLPAEWLNKMLPVIVFACGLYLLFGGTPKAPLDSDAPIKKKWQSTQGFSLGFYDGVAGPGTGAFWTVSSLLLYPIDLVKASGVARSMNFVSNIAALSVFVFSGQVDWIIGLSMGLSVMVGAFFGARTAISGGAKFIRPVFITVVLGLTVRLAWQHWFSVA, encoded by the coding sequence ATGCCTTTCGAACTCAGCGTTGACCTCACCACCCTGGCCATTCTGGCCCTTGTAGCGTTCGTTGCCGGTTTCATCGACGCCATCGCTGGCGGTGGCGGTCTGTTGACCACCCCGGCCCTGCTGACGGCCGGCCTGCCGCCGCATCTGGTGCTGGGCACCAACAAACTCAGTTCGACCTTCGGCTCGGCGACCGCCAGTTTCACCTTCTACCGGCGCAAGCTGTTCCATCCCCGGCAGTGGGTTCACGCGATCGTCGGCACGCTGGTCGGCGCACTCACCGGTGCCATCGTCGCGCACTATCTACCAGCAGAATGGCTGAACAAAATGCTCCCGGTGATCGTCTTCGCCTGTGGCCTGTACCTGCTGTTCGGTGGCACGCCAAAAGCGCCGTTGGACAGCGACGCTCCGATCAAAAAGAAATGGCAATCGACCCAAGGCTTCAGCCTCGGTTTCTACGACGGCGTGGCCGGCCCCGGCACGGGCGCGTTCTGGACCGTCAGCAGCCTGCTGCTCTACCCGATCGATCTGGTCAAGGCCAGCGGCGTGGCGCGCAGCATGAACTTCGTCAGCAACATTGCGGCGCTGTCGGTGTTCGTGTTTTCCGGGCAAGTGGACTGGATCATCGGCCTGAGCATGGGCCTGTCGGTAATGGTCGGCGCATTCTTCGGGGCGCGCACCGCAATCAGCGGCGGCGCCAAGTTCATACGCCCGGTGTTCATCACTGTGGTGCTGGGGCTGACCGTGCGCCTAGCCTGGCAACACTGGTTCAGCGTGGCCTAA
- the pssA gene encoding CDP-diacylglycerol--serine O-phosphatidyltransferase, translating to MPLLFKRSLLPKLRSFPLTAEAVTILSGAAEFRRSLLEKIATATQRIYIVALYLQQDEAGQEILDALHAAKLKRPELEIAVVVDWLRAQRGLIGAGKQPGNSAWYQEMTRTHESEVPVYGVPVQTRELFGVLHLKGFVIDNCVVYSGASLNNVYLHKFDKYRFDRYHVLHSPELADSMHHLVKHGLIESKAVHRLDLPNLPTTRSLRNDIGDLRSRLKYATYDTSAGTTAREGLSVSPLLGVGKNNPLNRAILELIASAQTQLTICTPYFNLPLGVIREINRALARGVKIDIVVGDKTANDFYIPPSEPFKVIAALPYLYEISLRRFAKRHQRNIDSGQLNLHLWRDGDNTYHLKGMWVDQRYTLLTGNNLNPRAFRLDLENALLIDDPKGEWLEPRAKELEEIFRHTLRIDSFNSLETLPEYPSGVAKFLKRVSRVRIERLLYRIL from the coding sequence ATGCCGTTGCTTTTCAAACGTTCTCTGCTGCCCAAACTGCGCAGCTTTCCGCTGACCGCCGAGGCCGTGACCATTCTGTCCGGCGCCGCCGAGTTCCGTCGTAGCCTGCTGGAGAAAATCGCCACGGCGACCCAGCGCATCTACATCGTTGCGCTCTATTTGCAGCAAGACGAAGCCGGTCAGGAAATTCTCGATGCCTTGCACGCCGCCAAACTCAAGCGTCCCGAGCTTGAAATCGCTGTGGTGGTCGACTGGTTGCGTGCCCAGCGCGGTCTGATCGGCGCCGGCAAGCAGCCGGGCAACTCGGCGTGGTATCAGGAAATGACCCGCACTCACGAGAGCGAAGTGCCGGTGTACGGCGTACCGGTGCAGACCCGTGAATTGTTCGGCGTTCTGCATTTGAAGGGATTCGTGATCGACAATTGCGTGGTCTACAGCGGCGCGAGCCTGAACAACGTCTATCTGCACAAGTTCGACAAATACCGGTTCGACCGCTATCACGTGCTGCACAGCCCTGAGCTGGCGGACTCGATGCATCACCTGGTCAAGCATGGTCTGATCGAATCGAAAGCGGTGCACCGCCTCGATCTGCCTAATCTGCCGACCACGCGCAGCCTGCGTAACGACATCGGCGATCTGCGCAGCCGTCTCAAATACGCGACCTATGACACCAGCGCCGGCACCACCGCCCGAGAAGGTTTGTCGGTCAGCCCATTATTGGGTGTGGGCAAGAACAACCCGTTGAACCGGGCAATTCTTGAATTGATCGCCAGTGCGCAAACGCAGCTGACCATCTGCACGCCGTACTTCAACCTGCCGCTGGGGGTGATCCGCGAGATCAACCGCGCCCTGGCCCGTGGGGTGAAGATCGACATCGTGGTCGGCGACAAGACCGCCAACGACTTCTACATCCCGCCGAGTGAGCCGTTCAAGGTGATCGCCGCGCTGCCGTACTTGTACGAGATCAGTCTGCGCCGTTTCGCCAAGCGGCATCAGCGCAACATCGACAGCGGTCAGTTGAACCTGCATCTGTGGCGTGATGGCGACAACACCTATCACCTCAAGGGCATGTGGGTCGATCAGCGCTATACCTTGCTGACCGGCAACAACCTCAATCCACGGGCGTTCCGTCTCGATCTGGAAAACGCACTGTTGATTGATGACCCGAAGGGAGAATGGCTGGAACCTCGGGCCAAGGAGCTGGAGGAGATCTTCCGCCATACCCTGCGGATCGACAGTTTCAACAGCCTGGAGACGCTGCCGGAATACCCGAGCGGGGTGGCGAAGTTTCTCAAGCGCGTGAGTCGGGTGCGGATCGAGCGGTTGCTGTACCGAATTCTCTAA
- a CDS encoding crotonase/enoyl-CoA hydratase family protein, with translation MSQYTAFSVELVDNIAHVQINRPEKINSMNAAFWSEIVEIFQWIDDTDAVRVVVLSGNGKHFSSGIDLMMLAGVANELGKDVGRNACLLRKKILTLQASFNAVDHCRKPVIAAIQGYCLGGAIDLIAACDMRYAAEDAQFSIKEIDIGMAADVGTLQRLPRIIGDGMLRELAYTGRTFGAEEARSIGLVNRVYSDKDALLEGVLDIARDIASKSPIAVTGTKEMISYMRDHRIDDGLEYVATWNAAMLQSTDLRVAMAAHMSKQKPEFLD, from the coding sequence ATGTCCCAATACACTGCCTTCAGCGTCGAACTGGTCGACAACATCGCTCATGTGCAGATCAATCGCCCGGAAAAGATCAACTCGATGAACGCCGCGTTCTGGAGCGAGATCGTCGAGATTTTCCAGTGGATCGACGACACCGATGCGGTGCGGGTGGTGGTACTGAGCGGCAACGGTAAACACTTTTCCTCCGGCATCGACCTGATGATGCTCGCCGGCGTGGCCAATGAGCTGGGCAAGGATGTCGGCCGCAACGCGTGCCTGCTGCGCAAAAAGATCCTGACCCTGCAAGCCTCGTTCAACGCCGTCGACCATTGCCGCAAACCGGTCATCGCCGCCATTCAGGGTTACTGCCTGGGCGGCGCTATCGACCTGATCGCGGCCTGTGACATGCGCTATGCCGCCGAAGACGCGCAGTTCTCGATCAAGGAAATCGATATCGGCATGGCCGCCGATGTTGGCACTTTGCAACGGTTGCCACGGATCATCGGTGACGGCATGCTGCGTGAACTGGCTTACACCGGTCGCACCTTCGGCGCTGAAGAAGCGCGCAGCATCGGCCTGGTCAATCGTGTCTACAGCGACAAGGACGCACTGCTCGAAGGCGTGCTGGACATTGCTCGCGACATCGCCTCGAAGTCGCCGATTGCGGTCACCGGTACCAAGGAAATGATCAGCTACATGCGCGACCATCGCATCGACGACGGCCTCGAATATGTTGCCACCTGGAACGCCGCCATGTTGCAATCCACCGACTTGCGCGTGGCCATGGCCGCCCATATGAGCAAACAGAAACCCGAATTTCTGGATTGA